In Pyricularia oryzae 70-15 chromosome 2, whole genome shotgun sequence, one genomic interval encodes:
- a CDS encoding metalloprotease 1, producing the protein MQINVVKTFLFALAASSVSALAVDTEFRCGAPEPSEELIEASAIMAVAEAEAAANGTLAARQSALTIDTYVHVVATSTSASAGYLSDATIQQQLRVMNEDYAPSGIQFVLKGTDRTVNANWARDSGETAMKTALRKGTYKDLNLYFLSSIPGGILGYCYFPASATTSTVRLDGCTIASGTVPGGSISRFNLGKTAVHEVGHWFGLYHTFQGGCNGQGDLVDDTPAQASASSGCPIGRDSCPNQPGLDPIHNYMDYSDDSCYEEFTPGQNARMSSMFAQFRAGK; encoded by the exons ATGCAGATCAACGTTGTCAAGACCTTCCTTTTCGCCCTGGCGGCTTCGTCCGTCAGCGCCCTCGCTGTCGACACCGAGTTCCGCTGTGGCGCTCCCGAGCCCAGCGAGGAGTTGATTGaggcctccgccatcatggccgtcgccgaggccgaggctgccGCCAACGGCACCCTTGCTGCCCGCCAGAGCGCCCTCACCATCGACACCTACGTCCACGTCGTTGCCACCTCCACCTCTGCTTCTGCCGGCTACCTTTCT GATGCCACcatccagcagcagctccgTGTGATGAACGAGGACTACGCCCCCTCGGGCATCCAGTTCGTCCTCAAGGGCACCGACCGCACCGTCAACGCCAACTGGGCCAGGGACAGCGGCGAGACTGCCATGAAGACCGCTCTCCGCAAGGGAACCTACAAGGACCTGAACCTGTACTTCCTGTCCAGCATCCCCGGCGGCATCCTCGGCTACTGCTACTTCCCCGCCTCGGCCACCACCTCCACCGTCCGCCTCGACGGCTGCACCATCGCCTCTGGTACCGTCCCCGGTGGCAGCATCAGCAGGTTCAACCTGGGCAAGACCGCCGTGCACGAGGTCGGCCACTGGTTCGGTCTGTACCACACCTTCCAGGGTGGCTGCAACGGCCAGGGCGACCTGGTTGATGACACTCCCGCCCAGGCCAGCgccagcagcggctgccCCATCGGCCGTGACAGCTGCCCCAACCAGCCCGGTCTTGACCCCATCCACAACTACATGGACTACTCGGACGACTCTTGCTACGAGGAGTTCACCCCTGGCCAGAACGCTAGGATGTCGAGCATGTTTGCTCAGTTCCGTGCTGGCAAATAA